The Methanocorpusculum vombati genomic interval AATCTCCTCATCGGTTACGGACTCTGCGCATCCCTTCGTCTCGCGGATTGCGCGAAGAGCCTTCTCTGCATTTACCGGTGCACCGATACGGATTGCGGATGCAACCGTCTCCGGGTTCTGCTCCACCACAACCTCCGGCAGGTTGCCTTTGATTGCGTTGACGACCGGCATCGCACCCTCTGCCTGAATTGCCGTCATCATCGGCAGCGTGTCGATGTAGCCGACATCGCGCCACTCGCACAGACCCTTATAGACCGCAGAGATGTTTCCTGCGTTGCCGACCGGCAGAACAATTCTGTCCGGTACACAGCCAAGCTGATCAACCGCCTCAAACCCGATGGTCTTCTGACCCTCAAGCCGGTACGGGTTGATGGAGTTTAAGAGATAAATGCCGTGGGTAACGCAGAGCTCGTGCACCATCTCCAGAGCGCGGTCAAAGTTGCCGCGAATCGAGATGACCTTTGCCCCGTGCATCAGTGCCTGGGCAACCTTACCAAGCGCAACGTGACCTGCCGGCAGCAGAACAACCGCCGGCATTCCGGCTTTTGCCGCATATACTGCCATTGAGGCGGAGGTGTTGCCGGTGGAAGCACAGGCAACAATATTCTTGCCGAGCTGTTTTGCCATCGAAACACCGAGCGTCATGCCGCGGTCCTTAAAGGAGCCGGACGGGTTCATACCCTCGTGCTTTGCATACAGATTCGGCAGTCCGAGTTCTTCACCGATCTTTTTCAGGTGGTAGAGAGGGGTTCCTCCCTCCTGAAGGGTAACCGGCTCAATTCTGACCGGCAGGAACTCCTTGTACCTCCAGACGGAGATAGGGCGTTTCTGGAGTTCTTCATGGCTGACGGTGATCTTATCGAGATCATATTTGACGGCCAGGAGATGACCGCACTTTTCACAGTTGTATACAATTGCGTCCGGAGGATACTCCGCACCGCAGTGGACACAGACGAGACGATACATGCTGTATGTATTTGGTGTTGAAACGTTAGAATGTTATTCCCAGACGACTTTTTTCGCCGGTACTCCGGAAATTTTCAGAAAGACGATCCAGAGAGCCGCAGGCACGAGAAATGCCGCCCACTTCGCATACCCGGCAGGGATTTTTCCCATAAAAAATCCAAGAAACACCACTGCCGCAACAACCACAAGAACAACCGCAAACATCTTGGGCCTGATATCGGATCCGTCTCCTACGACGGTTCCGCGAATGCGGCGAAACCGGAACGGATAGAGATAGTGAATGCCGGAGTTGTCGCAGGTATCTTCCAGGAGATGGAGGAAGCAGCCGAGCAGAAACGCGGCACCAAATATCCAGATGAGAACATGGTCCCGCAAAAATTCCAGAGGGGGGATGTACGAAAGCACATAGCAGAAGAGCCACAGCC includes:
- the thrC gene encoding threonine synthase — translated: MYRLVCVHCGAEYPPDAIVYNCEKCGHLLAVKYDLDKITVSHEELQKRPISVWRYKEFLPVRIEPVTLQEGGTPLYHLKKIGEELGLPNLYAKHEGMNPSGSFKDRGMTLGVSMAKQLGKNIVACASTGNTSASMAVYAAKAGMPAVVLLPAGHVALGKVAQALMHGAKVISIRGNFDRALEMVHELCVTHGIYLLNSINPYRLEGQKTIGFEAVDQLGCVPDRIVLPVGNAGNISAVYKGLCEWRDVGYIDTLPMMTAIQAEGAMPVVNAIKGNLPEVVVEQNPETVASAIRIGAPVNAEKALRAIRETKGCAESVTDEEILAMQRDLARYEGIGVEPASAASVAGIRKLAEQGMLDPKEKIVCVVTGHLLKDPETVIKQCAPPIEIDPTIEALLSVL
- a CDS encoding metal-dependent hydrolase, with the protein product MKGSTHLLLSLLTGLVILAPVAGLIHWSWSLVILLGIFFGSIAPDVDKGRGSAIFHAAIPGAKGRRFFLTPVIGYFLYLFCYKPLSIIFVGIFGQKILPKQGHRELPHSPIGIICMSALLTLWLWLFCYVLSYIPPLEFLRDHVLIWIFGAAFLLGCFLHLLEDTCDNSGIHYLYPFRFRRIRGTVVGDGSDIRPKMFAVVLVVVAAVVFLGFFMGKIPAGYAKWAAFLVPAALWIVFLKISGVPAKKVVWE